A genomic segment from Spinacia oleracea cultivar Varoflay chromosome 3, BTI_SOV_V1, whole genome shotgun sequence encodes:
- the LOC110794054 gene encoding uncharacterized protein, with translation MSDSSSFSSTTSKGIAAIVGVGPKLGKSIARKFAHEGYTVAILSRDLVRLGRIAEEIAREEKAQVFAIRIDCSDTRSVTEAFEGVLSLGFVEVLIYNAAYQPLSLHPKNFTDIPVNSFEKSLAVSSVGAFHCAKQVLPGMMERGKGTILFTGCSASLNGMSGFSELCCGKFALRGLSQCLAREFQSQGIHVAHVIIDGLVGAPRVPSILQRANVGEQQSGGGGAAVAVAAAAAAADGLMDPDALAQTYWHLHLQDRSAWTQEIDLRPSTTFRFF, from the exons ATGTCAGACTCAAGCAGTTTCTCCTCAACAACCTCTAAAGGCATTGCTGCCATTGTTGGGGTAGGCCCAAAACTTGGAAAATCCATCGCCCGCAAGTTTGCTCATGAAGGCTACACAGTTGCCATCCTCTCAAGGGATTTAG TGAGGCTAGGAAGGATTGCAGAAGAGATAGCAAGGGAAGAGAAAGCTCAAGTGTTTGCCATAAGAATTGACTGCTCAGATACCAGAAGTGTTACAGAAGCTTTTGAAGGGGTTCTCTCTCTCGGATTCGTCGAAGTGTTGATCTATAATGCTGCATACCAACCACTCTCTTTGCATCCAAAAAATTTCACTGACATTCCAGTCAATTCTTTTGAGAAATCGCTCGCTGTTTCATCTGTTGGTGCCTTTCATTGTGCTAAGCAG GTTCTTCCAGGTATGATGGAGAGAGGGAAAGGGACAATACTCTTTACAGGCTGTTCAGCTTCTCTCAATGGCATGTCTGGCTTCTCTGAATTAT GTTGTGGGAAGTTTGCGTTAAGAGGACTATCACAGTGCCTGGCAAGAGAATTTCAGTCACAGGGAATACATGTTGCTCATGTTATCATTGATGGATTGGTCGGAGCACCCAG GGTGCCAAGTATATTGCAGAGAGCAAATGTTGGGGAGCAACAAAGCGGAGGAGGAGGAGCAGCAGTAgcagtagcagcagcagcagcagcagcagatggCCTGATGGACCCAGATGCTCTAGCTCAAACCTACTGGCACTTGCATCTTCAAGATCGCTCAGCTTGGACACAAGAGATTGACCTTCGTCCTTCAACCACATTTAGGTTCTTCTAG